The nucleotide sequence CCAAAACGCCGTGCGAAGCCCATCGGCGAGCGCCTCACGCCAAACCCACGCCACGAGTCCCGGCAGCCCGCGCTCGTGGTAGCCGTGCGTAAGAATCGTCCGCAGGGCCGCAAGGGATCCGAGGATCGGTCCAAAGCCCCACAGCGCGATGAAAACGCGCCGCCATTGCCCGGATCGAGTCGGCTTCGCGACTTTCGGGAGAGCTTCGCGAACGGTCGTTTCGGGAATCATCGAAATCATCGTAGGGGGAACCGCGTCCGCGTCAAAGAGGGCCGAAATCGCGCGAACATCGAGCGCCCCGTTCTCGTGCCCTTTCGCGTTGACAGTGTCGGAAGCGCCCGCCTATATTGTCGCGCCCTTGCGGTCCGCTGGTGAAGGAGTGTCATGAAAAGGCCCGTTTTTGTCATCGTTCTGGCGCTGTTTGTCGCGACGATTTCGTCGTGCACGAAGGGAAGCTGGGACGAGGATGAACCGCCCTGCCCGAACGAGATCATCGTCGAGGACTACGAGGGTCCGCAGCACATGGTCCTCGGGATCGGCATGGGCGGGCTCGCCGCGCTCGACATGGCGTTCGACCACCCCGAAATCTTCGGAGCGGCCGCGGCGCTCGCCGCGCCCACCGATCTGCACGCGTGGCTCGGCGCGATCGAGGCGCAGCTTCGCGACTTCGACAACATCCCCGACGCCCCCGGCCGCGCGGCGTTTCTGGGCACGCTTCGTGACGCCTTCATCGCCCTCGGAAATCCATTTTACCGGAATGGGCTCAGCCGGTTCTTCCCTCCGGGCGTCTCCGGTTCGGACCAGACGACCGTGAACGGCGTCGTCGACGCTCAGAACCCCACGGGCGCGACGCCGGCCATCACCTTCGTCGATGAATCCGGTGTCACCGTGGACTTTCTGCTCGCGCTCGACACCAACGGCAACGGCGTGCGCGATGCGGGCGAGCCGATCATCCTGCAAGGCCACGAGCCTTTCGACGATGCGAACGGCGACGGGGTGCGGAACGACGGCGAGGCGTTCGACGACGTGGGCCTCGACGGCGTCGCGGGCACCGGAGATTTCGGCGAGGGCAACGGGGAGTTCGACGTGTCGCCGAACATGGCTCGCTGGCTGACGCACGACCCGGCCCTGCACGCCGCAACGTCGCTCAACACGGCGAACCGCTTCACCGGCGCGATCTATCTCGACGCGGGCGTCAACGACCCGTGGCCCTTTGCCGATCAGGCCGACCGGATGGCCGAGGCGATGCAAAACGTCATGGATGCCGCCGCGCCGCCGGATGACGAATACTGTCTCGAATTCGAAGTTGGGCGCTACGACGACTTTCTCGGCAAATTTCCATATCCCACGCGACGAATCTGGTTCCCCGAAAAGAACGTGCTGATGAACTGGGGACCGACGACGGGGACGGCCGATCCCCACTTGGGAAGCGACGAGGTGCAGATCGCCCGGTGGACACACGCCTTGTCGTTCCTGTCGGCGCGCGTGCCCAACGGGCTTTTTGGCGACGGCGAGCGCGACGTCAATACCTATTACGAGACGCACACCTTCGCGTCGGAGTCGCTGGGCGACGCCAAGGTCGAGTACTCGATCTACCTGCCCGCCGGGTATTACGCCGACCGCAATCGCTGGAAAACGTATCCGATGCTGCTCGTGCTGCTTGACCGCGGCCAGAGCGCCAACGACGTGATCGAACTCGCCGTGGCGCAGGGGTATCTCGCCCGTGAGAACTTCGGCCAGCAGACGATTCTCGTGATGCTCGAAGGCACGCGGGAGCCGGTCGGCGGTTCGGGTTACCACTTCTTTTTCGATCAAGCCGCGTTCGAGTTTCCCGGACGATTCCGAAGCGCCGTGGTGACGGATCTGTTCAATCACCTCGCGGAGCGATATCGAATCCGCCTGCGTGTGCCGGACGGCGTCGACCCCTTCCCATGATCGAGGTTCGTCCGGCTCGCATCGACGATCTCGACGACGTGCGCCGGGCCGAGCTGCTCGGGTTCCCGAATCCGTGGCACCGGTCGACCTACATGGACCAGATCGGCTACCCCAAGGCCGTCTTTCTGGTCGCGACGCGCGCGGGCCTGTTCGCCGGTCACGCGCTCTCGTGGATCGTGGCCGACGAGATGCATCTGCTCAAGATCGCGGTGCTGCCCGAAGAGCGACGCGCCGGCGTGGGCCGACGATTGCTGTTGGCCTCGGAGTCGCGTTGCGCCGCCATGGGCGCGCGCTCGTGTTTTCTCGAAGTGCGTCGATCCAACGACCCGGCGCGAATGTTCTATGAAAAAATGGGCTACGTGGGGATCGGTGTGCGTCATGGCTATTACGACGACACGGGCGAGGACGCGATCGTGTTGCGCAAATCGTTGGGGGATTTCGTCGCCTGAGCGCTCGTTTTCACGCGGCGCATCGCCTATACTTCCTGCTTGATCGCATTGGAGGATGAGATGCACGTTCTTCCCTACCGGGAGATCGACGGCAAGGTCATCGACAACGACGAAGCCAAGGGCGTGCTCATGCGCGTCGCCGCCGGACCGGATCAGGGCGCGCCGAACTTCACGATGCGCGTCTTCCACGTGAAACCCGGTGGACACACTCCGCATCACACGCACCCCTATGAGCACGAGATTTTCTTCCACGCGGGACATGGAGAGGTCTTTTACGAAGGGGAAACGCGCGCGGTGGCCCCCGGTCACGTCGCCTATGTCGCGCCGGGAGCGGTTCACCAGATCCGCAACACCGGGGACGAGGATCTCGTCTTTATCTGCGTTGTTCCCAAGGGAATTTGACGTCTCCGAGGAGAATCAACATGCGCGAGCGTACGTGCGTTTGGTGGCGAGTGGCGTTACTGGTATCGTTTTCGCTGCTCGTCGCGTCGTGCGCGGGTGATGACGACGATGACGATTCGAACGAACCGCCCGCCGATGACGACGCAATCTCCGACGACGACTCCGACGACGATGCGACGAGCGACGACGATCTCGGCCCCGACGGCATTCTGAAGGTCGGCGCTGCGCGTGTGGACATCTCCCCCGCGCCCGATCACGCGCTCAAAATGGGCGGTTACGGCCTGTACTTCCTGAGCGAAACGATGTGCCGCTGGTCCACCGGCGTTCACGATCCCATCTACGCCACGGCCATCGCGGTCGAGGATGCCGACGGCCGCCGCGTGATTCTGATCCACCTCGACGTCGTCGGGCTCATCACGCCCGACGTCGTGCGCATCCAGCAGGGCGTGGCCTCGGCGCTAGCCGTGGTTCCGGATCGGGTCATCGTCTCCGCGTCGCACTCCCACCAGAGTCCCGACACGGTCGGCATTTGGGGCGTGTTGCTCCCGCCAATCTCGGGCCGCGACGAGGCGTTTATCGACGACATGATCGCCGGATCCGTGCAGGCGGGCGTGGACGCCTACAACGCTCGTCGCGAGGCCCGGATCTCGTTCGGAACGTCCCAGTTCGCGGACCTGCACTACAACTCGAATCAGCCGCTCGACCCGCAGGCGTACACCGACGATGCGATGACGATGATGACGGCGACGACGCCGGAGGGCGATCCGATCGCCACCCTCATGAACTGGGCTTGCCACCCCATGGTGATGGGGCCGCAGAACACGCTCATCTCGTCGGACTTCCTCGGCCCGTACTATCGGCTGATGGACGCGGAGATCGGCGGCATCAACATGTTCATGAACGGCTCCCTCGGCGCGTCCGTGCATCCGCAGAATCCCTACGCGCCCTTCCCCATCGACGGACGCGAATGGGGCACGTGGGAGGACGTCGAGAACTACGGACGGGTGCTCGCCGACGCCGCGCAGGATCTGCTCGCGGATGTGGAGCCCGCGTCGAATCCGTCCGTGGACGTGCGTGCGTATTGGGTGGAGTCGAAGCTCCAGAACTATTTCTTCGTGCTGACGGGGAAGTGGGGCATCATCCCGCGCGACATTCCGAACTTCGGCGAGAACGGCATCACCACGATGACCGCGCTTTGGATCGGCGATGTGCCCTTCGCCACGGTGCCCGGCGAGCTCGTCCCCACCATCAGCACGCAGCTTCGCGGGATCATGGGCGGCGAGCACCAGTTCCTCATCAACCTCGGGCAGGACTGGATCGGCTACATCATCACGCCGCAGCAGTTCTACCACATCGCCTACATCTACAACGATCTGCTCTCGGCGGGGCCCATGACGGGTGTCACGCTCATCGAGAAGTTCGAGGAGATCTACGGCGAGGCCCGCTGAGCAAACGTCCGCTCGACGGCGAGCCTAAAGATCCAGAAATGCGTTCATGAACGAACGCGCCTGCCGCTCCAGCGTGCGTGAGTTGGCCTCCATCGTCGTGAGCAGCAGGTCGGCCGAGGGCAGCCCGGATGCGGCCACGTCCGCGGGGTACGCCTCCATCCACGAGCGCGCCATGGCGGGCGTCGCCTCCAGATGGAACTGAAGCGCTAACGAGCGCTTGCCGAACAAAAACGCCTGATTGGGCACGCCGCGACCGCGCACGATCCGCTCCGCGCCCTTCGGAATCTCGAAGGTCTCGCCGTGCCACTGAAACACAACGAACTCCGACTCGAAATCGTTGAAGAGCGGATGTACGCGCCCCGCGGGCGTGAGGGAGACAGCGGAGCAACCGATTTCCTTGACCTGCGCGTTGTACACGTTGGCGCGCTGCGCAGCGGCCATCATCTGCGAGCCGAGGCAGATGCCCAGCACATGGCGATCTGCGGCCATGGCCGACTTGATGAGCGCGAGCTCGGGCTCGATCCAGGAATAGATCGCACGATCGCGAACGGACATTGGTCCGCCGAGGACGATCAGACCGTCGCCCTCGCCGATCGCCTCCGGAGGCTTCTCCCCGGCATACAGCCGCACCCGCTCATACGTGACGCCACGTTCGTCGAGCACGGCGCTAAAGTGACCAAGGTCCTCGATTTCCACATGCATCAATACGTGAAACATGGCGTCTCTCCCGATCTCATTCTATCGACTTTCGATCCCAAGACCAATCGCGGACTTCATTTCAGCTTCGTGAGGCCGAACTTTTTGGCGAGGATGCGATCGAGCAACCGTGTCGGCGCGAATCGACCCATCATGGCGTAGGTCCCCGCGTTGCGACCGATGCGGATGACCGGGGCGGGCGAGTCCTTCGCAAGCCGGTCGCACAGCCGCGCGGCGAATTCGGTCGCAGGCATCGCCCGGTCCTGCGACGCGTTCGCGCGGGCATCGATGTGCTCGCGGATCGGCTCGTATACGGATGCACCCGCGTCGGCTTCCGCGATGCGTTTGCGCGCATGCCGGCCGAAATCCGACTCCACGCCACCCGGTTGAACGCACACAACGCGAACGCCGAACGGCGCAAGTTCCATACGCAGGGCGTCGGTGACGGCATGCAGCGCCGCCTTCGACGCGCAATACGCACCCGAAAACGGCGACACCAGAATGCCCGACACCGAACCGATGTTGACGATCATCCCCGAGCGCCGCGCGATCATCCCGCGCGCCGCGAGTTGGGCGAGCCGCACCGGCCCGGTGACATTCGTCTCCCACTGCGCGCGCAGTTCGTCCGC is from Deltaproteobacteria bacterium and encodes:
- the rimI gene encoding ribosomal protein S18-alanine N-acetyltransferase is translated as MIEVRPARIDDLDDVRRAELLGFPNPWHRSTYMDQIGYPKAVFLVATRAGLFAGHALSWIVADEMHLLKIAVLPEERRAGVGRRLLLASESRCAAMGARSCFLEVRRSNDPARMFYEKMGYVGIGVRHGYYDDTGEDAIVLRKSLGDFVA
- a CDS encoding cupin domain-containing protein: MHVLPYREIDGKVIDNDEAKGVLMRVAAGPDQGAPNFTMRVFHVKPGGHTPHHTHPYEHEIFFHAGHGEVFYEGETRAVAPGHVAYVAPGAVHQIRNTGDEDLVFICVVPKGI
- a CDS encoding neutral/alkaline non-lysosomal ceramidase N-terminal domain-containing protein; this translates as MRERTCVWWRVALLVSFSLLVASCAGDDDDDDSNEPPADDDAISDDDSDDDATSDDDLGPDGILKVGAARVDISPAPDHALKMGGYGLYFLSETMCRWSTGVHDPIYATAIAVEDADGRRVILIHLDVVGLITPDVVRIQQGVASALAVVPDRVIVSASHSHQSPDTVGIWGVLLPPISGRDEAFIDDMIAGSVQAGVDAYNARREARISFGTSQFADLHYNSNQPLDPQAYTDDAMTMMTATTPEGDPIATLMNWACHPMVMGPQNTLISSDFLGPYYRLMDAEIGGINMFMNGSLGASVHPQNPYAPFPIDGREWGTWEDVENYGRVLADAAQDLLADVEPASNPSVDVRAYWVESKLQNYFFVLTGKWGIIPRDIPNFGENGITTMTALWIGDVPFATVPGELVPTISTQLRGIMGGEHQFLINLGQDWIGYIITPQQFYHIAYIYNDLLSAGPMTGVTLIEKFEEIYGEAR
- a CDS encoding amidotransferase, translated to MFHVLMHVEIEDLGHFSAVLDERGVTYERVRLYAGEKPPEAIGEGDGLIVLGGPMSVRDRAIYSWIEPELALIKSAMAADRHVLGICLGSQMMAAAQRANVYNAQVKEIGCSAVSLTPAGRVHPLFNDFESEFVVFQWHGETFEIPKGAERIVRGRGVPNQAFLFGKRSLALQFHLEATPAMARSWMEAYPADVAASGLPSADLLLTTMEANSRTLERQARSFMNAFLDL
- a CDS encoding SDR family NAD(P)-dependent oxidoreductase; its protein translation is MRDRVALMTGCSSGIGRVLGEELIRRGARVWVSARRIETIREFEGRAAGVLRLDVSDERSMADALTRVERESGRLDVLVNNAGFGLMGPMLDLGADELRAQWETNVTGPVRLAQLAARGMIARRSGMIVNIGSVSGILVSPFSGAYCASKAALHAVTDALRMELAPFGVRVVCVQPGGVESDFGRHARKRIAEADAGASVYEPIREHIDARANASQDRAMPATEFAARLCDRLAKDSPAPVIRIGRNAGTYAMMGRFAPTRLLDRILAKKFGLTKLK